Proteins from one Stenotrophomonas aracearum genomic window:
- the rpsL gene encoding 30S ribosomal protein S12: MATINQLVRKPRQATTYKSASPALEKCPQRRGVCTRVYTTTPKKPNSALRKVAKVRLTNQEEVISYIGGEGHNLQEHSVVLIRGGRVKDLPGVRYHTVRGSLDASGVAKRRQGRSKYGAKRPKS, encoded by the coding sequence ATGGCGACGATCAATCAGCTTGTCCGCAAGCCGCGGCAGGCAACCACTTACAAGAGCGCCTCCCCGGCTCTTGAAAAGTGCCCGCAGCGCCGTGGCGTCTGCACCCGTGTGTACACCACCACCCCGAAGAAGCCGAACTCGGCCCTCCGCAAGGTTGCCAAGGTCCGCCTGACCAACCAGGAAGAGGTCATCAGCTACATCGGTGGCGAAGGCCACAACCTGCAGGAGCACTCCGTGGTCCTGATCCGCGGCGGTCGCGTCAAGGACCTGCCGGGTGTGCGTTACCACACCGTTCGTGGTTCGCTGGACGCCTCGGGCGTTGCCAAGCGTCGCCAGGGCCGTTCCAAGTACGGCGCCAAGCGTCCGAAGAGCTAA
- the rpsG gene encoding 30S ribosomal protein S7 → MSRKGNTPQRSVLPDPKHGSETIARFINMVMLSGKKSVAEKIVYGAMDVISEKNPNSIELVQKALDNVAPSVEVKSRRVGGATYQVPVEVRSSRKMALAMRWLIDSARKRGENTMPKKLAAELLDASENRGGAIKKREETHRMAEANKAFAHYRW, encoded by the coding sequence ATGTCTCGTAAAGGTAATACGCCGCAGCGCTCTGTCCTGCCGGATCCGAAGCACGGAAGTGAAACCATCGCGCGCTTCATCAACATGGTGATGCTGAGCGGCAAGAAGTCGGTCGCCGAAAAGATCGTCTATGGCGCCATGGACGTGATCAGCGAAAAGAACCCGAACTCCATCGAGCTGGTGCAGAAGGCTCTGGACAACGTGGCTCCGTCGGTCGAAGTGAAGTCCCGCCGCGTCGGCGGTGCGACCTACCAGGTGCCGGTCGAAGTGCGTTCGTCGCGCAAGATGGCCCTGGCCATGCGCTGGCTGATCGACTCGGCCCGCAAGCGTGGTGAGAACACCATGCCGAAGAAGCTGGCTGCAGAACTGCTGGATGCCTCGGAAAACCGTGGTGGCGCCATCAAGAAGCGCGAAGAAACCCACCGCATGGCCGAAGCCAACAAGGCCTTCGCCCACTACCGCTGGTGA
- the fusA gene encoding elongation factor G, translated as MARTTPIERYRNFGIMAHIDAGKTTTSERILFYTGKSHKIGEVHDGAATMDWMEQEQERGITIQSAATTAFWKGMDKSLPEHRFNIIDTPGHVDFTIEVERSLRVLDGAVFVLCAVGGVQPQSETVWRQANRYKVPRIAFVNKMDRTGANFTKVASQLRAKLGAVAVPMQLPIGAEDNFKGVIDLVKMKAIHWDEASQGMKFEYLDIPADLKDAAEEARTFMIEAAAEASEELMEKYLGGEELVEAEIINALRTRTLATEIVPMYCGSAFKNKGVQAMLDGVVQLLPSPIDVPDVTGTDVDDETVALSRKSDDKAPFSALAFKIITDPFVGALTFFRVYSGTLNAGDQLLNSVKGKKERIGRILQMHSNDREEIKEVLAGDIAAAVGLKDTTTGDTLCSQEHPIILERMVFPEPVISMAVEPKTKSDQEKMGLALGRLAQEDPSFRVKTDEESGQTIISGMGELHLDIIVDRMKREFNVEANVGKPQVAYRETIQMADVKSDYKHAKQSGGKGQYGHVVIELSPITAEDRADPKIAPNIKDDFLFINDITGGVIPKEFIPSIEKGLRETITSGPLAGFPVVDVKVKLVFGSYHDVDSSEMAFKLASSMAFKQGFAKAKPVLLEPIMKVEIVTPEDYQGDVMGDVSRRRGVLQGSDTTGDGSASVINAMIPLGEMFGYATSLRSQTQGRATFTMEFDHYEPAPNNIAETVIKKA; from the coding sequence GTGGCCCGCACCACTCCCATCGAGCGTTACCGCAACTTCGGCATCATGGCCCACATCGATGCCGGCAAGACCACCACGTCCGAGCGCATCCTGTTCTACACCGGCAAGAGCCACAAGATCGGTGAAGTGCACGACGGCGCCGCCACCATGGACTGGATGGAGCAGGAGCAGGAGCGTGGCATCACGATCCAGTCCGCTGCGACCACCGCGTTCTGGAAGGGCATGGACAAGTCCCTGCCGGAGCACCGCTTCAACATCATCGACACCCCCGGACACGTCGACTTCACCATCGAAGTGGAGCGCTCGCTGCGCGTGCTCGACGGTGCGGTGTTCGTGCTGTGCGCCGTCGGTGGCGTGCAGCCGCAGTCCGAAACCGTGTGGCGCCAGGCCAACCGGTACAAGGTGCCGCGCATCGCGTTCGTGAACAAGATGGACCGTACCGGTGCCAACTTCACCAAGGTCGCCAGCCAGCTGCGCGCCAAGCTGGGTGCCGTTGCCGTTCCGATGCAGCTGCCGATCGGCGCCGAAGACAACTTCAAGGGCGTCATCGACCTGGTCAAGATGAAGGCCATCCATTGGGATGAAGCCTCCCAGGGCATGAAGTTCGAGTACCTGGACATCCCGGCCGACCTGAAGGATGCGGCTGAAGAAGCCCGTACCTTCATGATCGAAGCCGCGGCTGAAGCCAGCGAAGAGCTGATGGAAAAGTACCTGGGCGGCGAAGAGCTGGTCGAGGCTGAAATCATCAACGCCCTGCGTACCCGTACCCTGGCCACCGAAATCGTCCCGATGTACTGCGGTTCGGCGTTCAAGAACAAGGGCGTGCAGGCCATGCTGGACGGCGTGGTGCAGCTGCTGCCGTCGCCGATCGACGTGCCGGACGTGACCGGTACCGACGTGGACGACGAGACCGTTGCGCTGAGCCGCAAGTCCGACGACAAGGCACCGTTCTCGGCGCTGGCCTTCAAGATCATCACCGACCCGTTCGTGGGCGCGCTGACCTTCTTCCGCGTGTACTCGGGCACCCTGAATGCCGGCGACCAGCTGCTGAACTCGGTCAAGGGCAAGAAGGAGCGCATCGGCCGCATCCTGCAGATGCACTCCAACGATCGTGAAGAAATCAAGGAAGTGCTGGCCGGTGACATCGCCGCTGCCGTGGGCCTGAAGGACACCACCACCGGTGACACCCTGTGCTCGCAGGAGCACCCGATCATCCTGGAGCGCATGGTGTTCCCGGAGCCGGTCATCTCGATGGCCGTCGAACCGAAGACCAAGTCCGACCAGGAAAAGATGGGCCTGGCCCTCGGCCGCCTGGCGCAGGAAGATCCGTCGTTCCGCGTCAAGACCGACGAAGAATCCGGCCAGACCATCATCTCGGGCATGGGCGAGCTGCACCTGGACATCATCGTCGACCGCATGAAGCGCGAGTTCAACGTTGAAGCCAACGTCGGCAAGCCGCAGGTGGCCTACCGCGAAACCATCCAGATGGCCGACGTCAAGTCGGACTACAAGCACGCCAAGCAGTCCGGTGGTAAGGGTCAGTACGGTCACGTCGTGATCGAACTGTCGCCGATCACCGCTGAAGACCGTGCCGACCCGAAGATCGCCCCGAACATCAAGGACGACTTCCTGTTCATCAACGACATCACCGGTGGCGTGATTCCGAAGGAATTCATTCCGTCGATCGAAAAGGGCCTGCGCGAAACCATCACCAGCGGTCCGCTGGCTGGCTTCCCGGTCGTGGACGTCAAGGTGAAGCTGGTGTTCGGTTCGTACCACGACGTCGACTCCTCGGAAATGGCGTTCAAGCTGGCATCGTCGATGGCCTTCAAGCAGGGCTTCGCCAAGGCCAAGCCGGTGCTGCTGGAGCCGATCATGAAGGTCGAGATCGTGACCCCGGAGGATTACCAGGGTGACGTGATGGGCGACGTGAGCCGCCGTCGTGGCGTCCTGCAGGGTTCCGACACCACCGGTGACGGTTCGGCCAGCGTCATCAACGCGATGATCCCGCTGGGCGAAATGTTCGGTTACGCCACCTCGCTGCGTTCGCAGACCCAGGGTCGCGCAACGTTCACGATGGAATTCGACCACTACGAGCCGGCGCCGAACAACATCGCCGAAACCGTGATCAAGAAGGCCTGA
- the tuf gene encoding elongation factor Tu, with protein MAKGKFERTKPHVNVGTIGHVDHGKTTLTAALTKIGAERFGGEFKDYSAIDAAPEEKARGITISTAHVEYESPTRHYAHVDCPGHADYVKNMITGAAQMDGAILVCSAADGPMPQTREHILLSRQVGVPYIVVFLNKADMVDDAELLELVEMEVRELLSKYDFPGDDTPIISGSARLALEGDQSDIGVPAVIKLVEALDTWIPEPERDIDKPFLMPVEDVFSISGRGTVVTGRIERGIIKVGDEIEIVGIRPVQKTTVTGVEMFRKLLDQGQAGDNAGLLLRGTKRDDVERGQVLAKPGSIKPHTTFEGEVYVLSKDEGGRHTPFFNGYRPQFYFRTTDITGKANLPEGTEMVMPGDNVKMVIELINPVAMDEGLRFAIREGGRTVGAGVVSKIVA; from the coding sequence ATGGCAAAGGGTAAGTTCGAGCGCACCAAGCCGCACGTCAACGTCGGCACCATCGGTCACGTCGATCACGGCAAGACCACGCTGACCGCCGCACTGACCAAGATCGGTGCCGAGCGCTTCGGTGGCGAGTTCAAGGATTACTCCGCGATCGACGCCGCGCCGGAAGAAAAGGCCCGTGGCATCACGATCTCGACCGCACACGTCGAATACGAATCCCCGACCCGTCACTACGCCCACGTCGATTGCCCGGGCCATGCTGACTACGTCAAGAACATGATCACCGGTGCCGCCCAGATGGACGGCGCGATCCTGGTCTGCTCGGCTGCTGACGGCCCGATGCCGCAGACCCGCGAGCACATCCTGCTGTCGCGCCAGGTCGGCGTGCCGTACATCGTCGTGTTCCTGAACAAGGCCGACATGGTGGACGACGCCGAGCTGCTGGAACTGGTCGAGATGGAAGTCCGCGAGCTGCTGAGCAAGTACGACTTCCCGGGTGACGACACCCCGATCATCTCCGGTTCGGCCCGTCTGGCGCTGGAAGGCGACCAGAGCGACATCGGCGTGCCGGCCGTGATCAAGCTGGTCGAAGCCCTGGACACCTGGATTCCGGAGCCGGAGCGCGACATCGACAAGCCGTTCCTGATGCCGGTGGAAGACGTGTTCTCGATCTCGGGCCGCGGCACCGTGGTGACCGGTCGTATCGAGCGCGGCATCATCAAGGTCGGCGACGAAATCGAAATCGTCGGTATCCGTCCGGTCCAGAAGACCACCGTGACCGGCGTGGAAATGTTCCGCAAGCTGCTGGACCAGGGCCAGGCAGGCGACAACGCCGGTCTGCTGCTGCGCGGCACCAAGCGTGACGACGTCGAGCGTGGCCAGGTCCTGGCCAAGCCGGGTTCGATCAAGCCGCACACCACCTTCGAAGGTGAAGTGTACGTGCTGTCGAAGGACGAAGGCGGCCGTCACACCCCGTTCTTCAACGGCTACCGCCCGCAGTTCTACTTCCGTACCACCGACATCACCGGTAAGGCCAACCTGCCGGAAGGCACCGAAATGGTGATGCCGGGCGACAACGTGAAGATGGTCATCGAGCTGATCAACCCGGTCGCCATGGACGAAGGCCTGCGCTTCGCGATTCGTGAAGGCGGCCGTACCGTCGGCGCCGGCGTGGTCTCCAAGATCGTCGCGTAA
- the rpsJ gene encoding 30S ribosomal protein S10 yields the protein MADQKIRIRLKAFDHRLIDRSASEIVETAKRTGAQVRGPIPLPTKIERYTILVSPHVDKDARDQYETRTHKRVLDIVDPNDKTVDALMKLELAAGVDVQIKLT from the coding sequence ATGGCGGACCAAAAGATCCGGATTCGGTTGAAGGCGTTCGATCATCGTTTGATCGACCGTTCGGCCAGCGAGATCGTAGAAACGGCAAAGCGGACCGGCGCGCAAGTGCGTGGCCCGATCCCGCTGCCGACCAAGATCGAGCGTTACACCATTCTCGTTTCCCCGCACGTCGACAAGGACGCGCGTGACCAGTACGAGACCCGCACGCACAAGCGCGTGCTCGACATCGTCGACCCCAACGACAAGACCGTGGACGCGCTGATGAAGCTCGAACTGGCTGCCGGCGTCGACGTTCAGATCAAGCTGACCTGA
- the rplC gene encoding 50S ribosomal protein L3, protein MTKKYSLGFVGRKAGMSRVFTEDGRAIPVTLIEATPNRIAQIKTVEADGYSAVQVTVGARRAALVNKPEAGHFAKAKVEAGRGLWEFRVEDAQLGDFAVGGEVKADIFEVGQKVDVQGVTKGKGFQGTIKRYNFRMGDATHGNSLSHRAPGSLGQRQTPGRVFPGKKMSGHMGAVQQSTQNLEVVKVDVERGLIAIRGAVPGAAGGDVIVRPASKA, encoded by the coding sequence ATGACGAAGAAATATTCGTTGGGCTTCGTGGGCCGCAAGGCTGGCATGAGCCGCGTGTTCACCGAAGATGGCCGCGCCATCCCGGTGACCCTGATTGAAGCAACCCCGAACCGCATCGCGCAGATCAAGACCGTCGAAGCCGACGGCTACAGCGCCGTGCAGGTGACCGTCGGCGCGCGTCGCGCTGCCCTGGTCAACAAGCCGGAAGCCGGCCACTTCGCCAAGGCGAAGGTGGAAGCCGGTCGTGGCCTGTGGGAATTCCGCGTTGAAGACGCGCAGCTCGGCGATTTCGCCGTTGGCGGCGAAGTCAAGGCGGACATCTTCGAAGTTGGCCAGAAGGTCGACGTCCAGGGTGTCACCAAGGGTAAGGGCTTCCAGGGCACCATCAAGCGCTACAACTTCCGTATGGGCGATGCAACCCACGGTAACTCGCTGTCGCATCGCGCGCCGGGTTCGCTGGGTCAGCGCCAGACCCCGGGTCGCGTTTTCCCGGGCAAGAAGATGTCGGGCCACATGGGTGCCGTGCAGCAGAGCACGCAGAACCTGGAAGTGGTCAAGGTCGACGTCGAGCGCGGTCTGATCGCGATTCGTGGCGCCGTGCCTGGCGCTGCGGGTGGTGACGTGATCGTGCGTCCGGCTAGCAAGGCATAA
- the rplD gene encoding 50S ribosomal protein L4, which produces MELVITGSNNKVSVSDAVFGRDFSEDLVHQVVVAYRNAGRAGTKAQKTRSEVAGTTKKSKKQKGGGARHGALTAPIFVGGGVTFAAKPRSFEQKVNRKQYRAAMCAILSELNRQGRLTIVESFDVEATSTKGLIAKLAGLEVGKRPLIVTEEASEHLYLSARNVPYVEVRDVQGLDPVSLVGADTVVITADAVKKVEEWLA; this is translated from the coding sequence ATGGAACTCGTTATCACGGGTAGCAACAACAAGGTCTCGGTCTCCGATGCCGTGTTCGGTCGCGATTTCAGCGAAGATCTGGTCCACCAGGTCGTCGTCGCCTATCGCAACGCCGGTCGCGCCGGCACCAAGGCACAGAAGACTCGCTCTGAAGTGGCTGGTACCACCAAGAAGTCGAAGAAGCAGAAGGGCGGCGGTGCGCGTCATGGCGCGCTGACGGCTCCGATCTTCGTCGGCGGCGGTGTCACCTTCGCGGCCAAGCCGCGCAGCTTCGAGCAGAAGGTCAACCGCAAGCAGTACCGTGCCGCCATGTGCGCGATCCTGTCCGAGCTGAACCGTCAGGGCCGCCTGACCATCGTGGAGTCCTTCGACGTCGAAGCGACCAGCACGAAGGGTCTGATCGCCAAGCTGGCCGGCCTGGAAGTGGGCAAGCGCCCGCTGATCGTCACCGAGGAAGCCTCCGAGCACCTGTACCTGTCCGCACGCAACGTTCCCTACGTGGAAGTGCGTGACGTCCAGGGCCTGGACCCGGTGTCGCTGGTCGGTGCCGACACGGTCGTCATCACCGCTGATGCGGTCAAGAAGGTCGAGGAGTGGCTGGCATGA
- the rplW gene encoding 50S ribosomal protein L23: protein MNSNEKIFSVLRAPRVSEKTARLQEHSNQYVFEISNEATKADVKAAVEQLFDVKVEAVNVLNVKGKNKSFRNRNGRRGDWRKAYVRLADGQSIDVTAKA from the coding sequence ATGAACAGCAACGAAAAAATCTTCAGCGTGCTGCGTGCCCCGCGTGTCTCCGAAAAGACCGCGCGCCTGCAGGAACATTCCAACCAGTATGTCTTCGAGATCTCGAACGAAGCCACCAAGGCCGATGTAAAGGCCGCGGTCGAGCAGCTGTTCGACGTCAAGGTCGAAGCGGTCAACGTGCTGAACGTGAAGGGCAAGAACAAGTCCTTCCGTAACCGCAACGGCCGTCGCGGCGATTGGCGCAAGGCATACGTGCGTCTCGCCGATGGCCAGTCCATCGATGTAACGGCCAAGGCCTGA
- the rplB gene encoding 50S ribosomal protein L2, whose amino-acid sequence MPLMKFKPTSPGRRSAVRVVTPDLHKGAPHAALLEPKSNSGGRNHHGRITTRHVGGGHKQHYRLIDFKRNKEGIPARVERIEYDPNRTAHIALLCYVDGERRYIIAPKGLKAGDQVIAGSDAPIKAGNTLPLRNIPVGTTVHGIELKPGKGAQIARAAGAAVQLVAREGVFATLRLRSGEMRKVPVECRATIGEVGNDEHNLEKLGKAGAKRWRGVRPTVRGAAMNPVDHPHGGGEAKAGQGNPHPVTPWGVPTKGYKTRKNKRTQQFIVRDRRG is encoded by the coding sequence ATGCCATTGATGAAATTCAAGCCCACTTCCCCCGGCCGCCGTTCGGCCGTGCGCGTGGTTACGCCCGATCTGCACAAGGGCGCACCGCACGCAGCGTTGCTGGAGCCGAAGAGCAATTCCGGTGGTCGTAACCACCACGGTCGCATCACCACCCGTCACGTGGGCGGTGGTCACAAGCAGCACTACCGTCTGATCGACTTCAAGCGCAACAAGGAAGGCATTCCGGCGCGCGTGGAACGCATCGAATACGATCCGAACCGCACCGCCCATATCGCCCTGCTGTGCTACGTCGACGGCGAACGCCGCTACATCATCGCACCGAAGGGCCTGAAGGCCGGTGACCAGGTGATCGCGGGTTCGGATGCGCCGATCAAGGCCGGTAACACCCTGCCGCTGCGCAACATCCCGGTCGGTACCACTGTCCACGGCATCGAACTGAAGCCGGGCAAGGGTGCACAGATCGCGCGTGCCGCCGGCGCTGCCGTGCAGCTCGTCGCTCGTGAAGGCGTCTTCGCCACCCTGCGCCTGCGCTCGGGTGAAATGCGCAAGGTGCCGGTCGAGTGCCGCGCCACCATCGGTGAAGTCGGTAACGACGAACACAACCTGGAAAAGCTGGGCAAGGCTGGCGCGAAGCGCTGGCGCGGTGTCCGCCCGACCGTTCGTGGTGCTGCCATGAACCCGGTCGACCACCCGCACGGTGGTGGTGAGGCGAAGGCCGGCCAGGGTAACCCGCATCCGGTCACCCCGTGGGGTGTCCCGACCAAGGGCTACAAGACGCGCAAGAACAAGCGCACCCAGCAATTCATCGTCCGCGATCGTAGGGGCTAA
- the rpsS gene encoding 30S ribosomal protein S19: MARSLKKGPFVDHHLVKKVESAAGSKKPIKTWSRRSMILPEMVGITIAVHNGKNHVPVLVNENMVGHKLGEFAITRTFKGHGGDKKSGK; the protein is encoded by the coding sequence ATGGCACGTTCACTCAAGAAGGGCCCGTTCGTCGATCACCACCTCGTCAAGAAGGTGGAGTCCGCTGCGGGTAGCAAGAAGCCGATCAAGACCTGGTCGCGCCGTTCGATGATCCTGCCGGAAATGGTAGGCATCACCATCGCCGTTCATAACGGTAAGAACCACGTTCCGGTGCTCGTCAACGAGAACATGGTCGGCCACAAGCTCGGCGAATTTGCCATCACCCGGACCTTCAAGGGTCACGGTGGTGACAAGAAGTCGGGCAAGTAA
- the rplV gene encoding 50S ribosomal protein L22 gives MEAKAILRSARISAQKARLVADQVRGLPAERAVNLLKFSDKKAAHLIKKVVESAIANAENNQGADVDELKVQTIMVDEGPTLKRFMARAKGRGTRILKRTSHITVVVGAGK, from the coding sequence ATGGAAGCGAAAGCAATCCTGCGCTCCGCGCGCATCTCTGCGCAGAAAGCCCGCCTGGTCGCTGACCAGGTGCGCGGCCTGCCGGCCGAGCGTGCGGTCAACCTGCTGAAGTTCTCGGACAAGAAGGCTGCCCACCTGATCAAGAAGGTGGTGGAGTCGGCTATTGCCAATGCCGAGAACAACCAGGGCGCCGACGTCGACGAGCTGAAGGTTCAGACCATCATGGTTGATGAAGGTCCGACCCTGAAGCGTTTCATGGCGCGGGCGAAAGGCCGCGGCACCCGCATCCTCAAGCGCACCAGCCACATCACTGTGGTTGTGGGCGCCGGCAAGTAA
- the rpsC gene encoding 30S ribosomal protein S3 codes for MGHKVHPIGIRLGISKDWNSKWYANKAEFAGYLAADLKVRDMLRKKLAQAGISKILIERPAKTARVTIHTARPGVVIGKRGEDIEKLRKEVSEMMGVPAHINVTEVRKPELDAQLVAESIAQQLERRIMFRRAMKRSVGNAMRLGALGIKVNVGGRLNGAEIARSEWYREGRVPLHTLRADIDYGFAEAKTTYGIIGIKVWIYKGEVFDFSQVGQEKQDDTPSRNDRNDRGDRGDRQRPAREAR; via the coding sequence ATGGGTCATAAAGTTCATCCGATTGGTATCCGCCTCGGCATTTCCAAGGACTGGAACTCCAAGTGGTACGCCAACAAGGCCGAGTTCGCTGGTTATCTGGCGGCCGACCTGAAGGTGCGGGACATGCTGCGCAAGAAGCTCGCGCAGGCCGGCATCAGCAAGATCCTCATCGAGCGTCCGGCGAAGACCGCCCGCGTGACGATCCACACCGCCCGTCCGGGCGTGGTGATCGGCAAGCGTGGCGAGGACATCGAAAAGCTGCGCAAGGAAGTGAGTGAAATGATGGGCGTCCCGGCGCACATCAACGTCACCGAAGTGCGCAAGCCCGAGCTGGACGCACAGCTGGTTGCCGAGTCGATCGCGCAGCAGCTGGAGCGTCGCATCATGTTCCGCCGCGCCATGAAGCGCTCGGTCGGCAACGCGATGCGCCTGGGTGCCCTGGGCATCAAGGTCAACGTCGGTGGCCGCTTGAACGGCGCGGAAATCGCCCGTTCGGAGTGGTACCGCGAAGGCCGCGTGCCGCTGCACACGCTGCGTGCCGACATCGACTATGGCTTCGCTGAAGCCAAGACGACCTACGGCATCATCGGCATCAAGGTCTGGATCTACAAGGGCGAGGTTTTCGATTTCTCCCAGGTTGGCCAGGAAAAGCAGGACGACACCCCGTCGCGCAACGATCGTAACGATCGCGGCGACCGCGGTGACCGTCAGCGCCCGGCCCGTGAAGCGAGGTAA
- the rplP gene encoding 50S ribosomal protein L16 yields the protein MLQPKRTKYRKVHKGRNDGLSWSANAVSFGEYGLKATAHGQLTARQIEAARRSISRYVKRGGKMWIRVFPDKPITKKPIEVRMGSGKGNVEYWVAQIQPGRMIYEIEGVAEDVAREAFRLAAAKLSVTTTFVTRTVM from the coding sequence ATGTTGCAACCCAAGCGAACCAAGTACCGCAAGGTACACAAGGGCCGTAACGATGGCCTGAGCTGGAGCGCCAACGCTGTCAGCTTCGGCGAGTACGGCCTGAAGGCAACCGCCCACGGTCAGCTGACCGCGCGCCAGATCGAAGCGGCCCGCCGCTCGATCAGCCGCTACGTCAAGCGCGGTGGCAAGATGTGGATCCGAGTGTTCCCGGACAAGCCGATCACCAAGAAGCCCATCGAAGTCCGAATGGGTTCTGGTAAGGGCAACGTGGAATACTGGGTAGCCCAGATCCAGCCCGGCCGAATGATCTATGAAATTGAAGGTGTTGCAGAAGACGTGGCACGCGAGGCGTTCCGCCTGGCCGCTGCCAAGCTCTCCGTGACCACCACCTTCGTGACCCGGACGGTGATGTAA
- the rpmC gene encoding 50S ribosomal protein L29 — translation MDIKQLREKSADDLKSHLVDLRKEQFALRMQQVTGQLPKTHETRRVRREIARVKTLLGSTK, via the coding sequence ATGGATATCAAACAACTTCGCGAAAAGTCGGCTGACGACCTGAAGTCCCATTTGGTTGACCTGCGTAAGGAGCAGTTCGCACTGCGCATGCAGCAGGTCACCGGGCAGCTGCCGAAGACTCACGAAACCCGCCGGGTGCGCCGCGAGATTGCTCGCGTCAAGACCCTGCTCGGCAGCACCAAGTAA
- the rpsQ gene encoding 30S ribosomal protein S17 — MSDNTENKALRTVEGRVVSNKMDKTVTVLVERLVKHALYGKYIKRSTKLHAHDADNTCNEGDVVRVTEIAPMSKTKNWRVVEVITRAAQ; from the coding sequence ATGAGCGACAATACTGAAAACAAGGCGCTGCGCACGGTCGAAGGCCGTGTCGTCAGCAACAAGATGGACAAAACGGTCACCGTGCTGGTGGAACGCCTGGTCAAGCACGCCCTGTACGGCAAGTACATCAAGCGTTCGACCAAGCTGCACGCCCACGATGCCGACAACACCTGCAACGAAGGTGATGTCGTGCGCGTGACCGAGATTGCTCCGATGTCCAAGACCAAGAACTGGCGCGTGGTGGAAGTCATCACGCGTGCGGCTCAATAA
- the rplN gene encoding 50S ribosomal protein L14: protein MIQMQSYLDVADNSGAKQVMCFKVLGGSKRRYAGIGDIIKVTVKDAIPRGKVKKGEVYDAVVVRTRKGVRRADGSLIRFDGNAAVLLNNKQEPIGTRIFGPVTRELRSEKFMKIVSLAPEVL, encoded by the coding sequence ATGATCCAGATGCAGAGCTACCTTGACGTCGCGGACAACTCGGGTGCCAAGCAGGTGATGTGCTTCAAGGTGCTGGGTGGTTCCAAGCGCCGTTACGCCGGCATCGGCGACATCATCAAGGTCACCGTGAAGGATGCGATCCCGCGCGGCAAGGTCAAGAAGGGTGAAGTGTATGACGCCGTCGTGGTGCGTACCCGCAAGGGTGTGCGTCGCGCCGATGGCTCGCTGATCCGTTTCGACGGCAACGCCGCGGTCCTGCTCAACAACAAGCAAGAGCCGATCGGCACCCGCATCTTCGGGCCGGTGACCCGTGAACTTCGTTCGGAGAAGTTCATGAAGATCGTCTCGCTCGCTCCCGAAGTGCTGTGA
- the rplX gene encoding 50S ribosomal protein L24 encodes MANRIKKGDQVVVNTGKDKGKQGEVVRVDGDRVIVANVNIVKRHTKPNPQAGVAGGVVEREASIHISNVNVLNPASGKGERVGFKVLEDGRKLRVFRSSGEALDA; translated from the coding sequence ATGGCTAACCGTATCAAGAAGGGCGACCAGGTCGTCGTCAACACCGGCAAGGACAAGGGCAAGCAGGGCGAAGTCGTCCGCGTCGACGGCGATCGTGTGATCGTCGCCAACGTGAACATCGTCAAGCGCCACACCAAGCCGAACCCGCAGGCAGGCGTTGCCGGCGGCGTGGTCGAGCGTGAAGCGTCGATCCATATCTCCAACGTGAACGTGCTCAACCCGGCTTCGGGCAAGGGCGAACGCGTTGGCTTCAAGGTGCTGGAGGATGGACGCAAACTGCGTGTGTTCCGCTCCAGCGGTGAGGCGCTCGACGCCTGA